The following coding sequences are from one Polynucleobacter sp. JS-JIR-II-50 window:
- a CDS encoding MFS transporter, which yields MSTSTKAAPMTAEERKVIFASSLGTVFEWYDFYLYGSLAAIIAKQFFSGLDAGSAFIFALLAFAAGFIVRPFGALVFGRLGDLIGRKYTFLVTILLMGGATFIVGILPNYATIGVAAPVILIALRMLQGLALGGEYGGAATYVAEHAPHGRRGAYTAWIQTTATLGLFLSLLVILFTREFTGPDFDVWGWRVPFIVSIGLLAVSVWIRLSMNESPAFKKMKEEGKLSKAPLTESFGQWKNLKIVILALFGLVAGQAVVWYTGQFYALFYLTQVLKVDAKTANLLIAASLVIGTPFFVVFGSLSDKIGRKVIIMGGLLLAVITYIPNTPVSVFNALTHFANPALEKAMATAPATITADPAECTFQFNPTGTAKFTSSCDIAKQVMASNSASYTTVAAPAGSTAVVKIGDIEIPGYTSKGIDPAEAKAKDAEFKKAIREALNKEGYPVKADPAQINYVAVLLLLVYLVLLVTMVYGPIAAMLVEMFPTRIRYTSMSLPYHIGNGWFGGLLPTISFALVAQNGNIYYGLWYPIIIAAMTLVIGTLFVRETKDVDIYARD from the coding sequence ATGTCAACATCAACTAAAGCAGCCCCAATGACCGCTGAAGAACGCAAAGTTATCTTTGCATCATCTTTAGGTACGGTTTTTGAGTGGTACGACTTTTATCTTTACGGTTCACTTGCGGCAATTATTGCTAAGCAATTCTTCTCTGGCCTAGATGCTGGCTCTGCCTTCATTTTCGCTTTGTTAGCGTTTGCTGCTGGTTTCATCGTGCGTCCATTTGGCGCGTTGGTGTTTGGTCGTCTAGGCGATTTGATTGGTCGTAAATACACCTTCTTGGTAACCATCTTATTGATGGGCGGCGCAACTTTCATCGTGGGTATTCTGCCTAACTATGCAACTATCGGTGTTGCTGCTCCAGTCATCTTGATCGCATTGCGTATGCTTCAAGGTTTGGCTTTGGGCGGTGAGTACGGTGGTGCTGCTACTTATGTTGCAGAACATGCTCCCCATGGTCGTCGTGGCGCATACACAGCTTGGATTCAGACAACAGCTACTCTTGGCCTGTTCCTTTCCCTGCTCGTGATTTTGTTCACACGTGAATTTACTGGTCCAGACTTTGACGTTTGGGGCTGGCGCGTTCCTTTCATCGTTTCTATTGGATTGTTGGCAGTTTCTGTATGGATTCGTTTGTCCATGAATGAATCCCCAGCTTTCAAGAAGATGAAAGAAGAAGGCAAATTGTCTAAAGCGCCTTTGACAGAGTCATTCGGTCAGTGGAAGAACTTGAAGATTGTGATCTTGGCATTGTTTGGTCTGGTTGCAGGTCAAGCGGTGGTTTGGTACACAGGTCAGTTTTACGCTTTGTTCTACCTCACCCAAGTGTTGAAAGTAGATGCTAAGACTGCGAACTTGTTGATTGCCGCTTCATTGGTAATCGGCACGCCATTCTTCGTGGTCTTCGGTAGCTTGTCTGACAAGATCGGCCGTAAAGTGATCATCATGGGCGGTTTGTTGTTGGCTGTAATTACTTACATCCCTAACACGCCAGTTTCAGTATTTAATGCTTTGACACACTTTGCTAACCCAGCGTTGGAAAAGGCAATGGCAACAGCGCCAGCAACTATTACTGCTGACCCAGCTGAATGTACATTCCAGTTCAACCCAACTGGTACTGCGAAGTTCACTAGTTCTTGCGATATTGCAAAACAAGTGATGGCTTCGAACTCTGCTAGCTATACAACTGTTGCGGCTCCAGCTGGTTCCACTGCTGTTGTGAAAATTGGCGATATCGAAATCCCTGGATATACATCTAAGGGTATTGATCCTGCTGAAGCAAAAGCAAAAGATGCTGAGTTTAAGAAGGCAATTCGTGAGGCTTTGAACAAGGAAGGCTATCCTGTTAAGGCTGATCCAGCGCAGATTAACTACGTTGCTGTGTTGCTCTTGTTGGTGTACTTAGTGCTTTTGGTAACCATGGTTTATGGCCCAATCGCTGCGATGTTGGTTGAGATGTTCCCAACCCGTATTCGTTACACCTCTATGTCCTTGCCATACCACATTGGTAACGGTTGGTTCGGCGGCTTGTTGCCAACGATCTCCTTCGCCTTGGTAGCGCAAAACGGTAACATTTACTACGGTCTCTGGTACCCAATCATCATCGCTGCGATGACATTGGTAATCGGTACACTGTTTGTACGTGAAACTAAAGATGTAGATATCTACGCACGTGACTAA
- a CDS encoding trimeric intracellular cation channel family protein translates to MEDINFWIGFIATMAFAVTGVLAIADRGVDLFGVLVLGLITAIGGGTIRDIILEAPIFWSENQMYVWLALAASVSTFFAESFFTQPQIYRWMLYIDGFGAALFAIQGADKAWSMGYGLPVAPVILGVITAIGGGLLRDVLAGRKTLIMSHELYAIPVTLGCCVYVLVLNFLPQYVVEGSVICMLGIFGLRAAAIYWDLRVPKMFITKTR, encoded by the coding sequence ATGGAAGACATTAATTTCTGGATTGGCTTTATTGCAACCATGGCCTTTGCGGTAACAGGCGTTTTAGCCATTGCAGATCGTGGTGTAGACCTCTTTGGGGTCTTGGTGCTAGGTTTAATTACCGCAATTGGCGGCGGCACTATTCGTGACATTATTTTGGAAGCACCCATTTTCTGGTCTGAGAATCAAATGTATGTATGGCTTGCGCTCGCTGCTAGTGTCAGCACCTTCTTTGCAGAGTCCTTTTTTACCCAACCGCAAATTTATCGGTGGATGCTGTATATCGATGGTTTTGGTGCAGCTCTTTTTGCTATTCAGGGGGCTGATAAAGCGTGGAGCATGGGCTATGGTCTGCCTGTAGCGCCAGTCATCTTGGGTGTTATTACTGCAATTGGCGGTGGCTTATTGCGCGATGTCTTGGCTGGCAGAAAAACGCTCATCATGTCGCATGAGCTTTATGCCATTCCCGTGACTTTGGGTTGTTGTGTGTATGTTCTGGTGCTGAATTTTTTACCTCAGTATGTGGTTGAGGGCTCTGTGATTTGCATGCTCGGAATTTTTGGACTGCGCGCAGCTGCAATTTATTGGGATCTGCGCGTACCGAAAATGTTTATTACTAAAACGCGTTAA
- the maiA gene encoding maleylacetoacetate isomerase, giving the protein MTPKLYSFWRSSAAFRVRITLNLKGMDYQIIPVHLGRNGGDQLGEEYRKKNPNRLVPIMEFGEKSIHQSLAIIEYLEEIQSEPPLLPTIAIDRAWVRAIAMDIASDIHPINNLRVLRYLIKKLGISSEAKDEWYGHWIKLGLESVEKQLSLDPRVGRFAYGDQPGLIDVCLVPQLFNALSAKVDVKPYPTLMRIFHECMTLPAFIDASWEKQMDAEGLNPVAPPQE; this is encoded by the coding sequence ATGACCCCCAAGCTTTATAGCTTTTGGCGCAGCTCTGCCGCTTTTCGGGTGCGCATTACCCTCAATCTCAAGGGTATGGATTATCAAATCATTCCGGTGCATCTTGGTAGAAATGGTGGGGATCAATTGGGCGAGGAATATCGCAAGAAAAATCCCAATCGCTTAGTACCTATTATGGAGTTTGGTGAAAAAAGCATTCATCAATCCTTAGCCATTATTGAGTACCTCGAAGAGATTCAATCTGAGCCACCACTCCTACCAACAATAGCGATTGATCGTGCATGGGTACGTGCTATTGCAATGGATATTGCGAGCGATATTCACCCAATTAATAATTTGCGGGTATTGCGTTATCTCATCAAAAAACTCGGCATCAGCAGCGAGGCGAAGGATGAATGGTATGGGCACTGGATCAAGCTTGGACTCGAGAGTGTAGAGAAACAATTAAGTCTGGATCCACGGGTTGGGAGATTTGCCTATGGAGATCAACCGGGCTTGATTGATGTCTGTTTAGTGCCTCAGCTATTTAATGCACTGAGCGCAAAAGTAGATGTAAAGCCCTACCCCACTCTCATGCGAATCTTTCATGAATGCATGACATTGCCCGCCTTTATTGATGCCTCTTGGGAAAAACAAATGGATGCCGAAGGGTTAAATCCCGTTGCTCCACCACAGGAATAA
- a CDS encoding AEC family transporter: MLYVFNVVLPVFLLILIGYVGGRAGKLGINASVELNRFVVWLALPAQLFNFAANSGWQTLWQPGFITAFFLSCLIVFVLVLLVSWVRHRDLAAASFDGLSASYSNTGYMGIPLCALALGQDGLAPAIISTFIVFVMFALATILIEIGILSHKKPHEIGLSVIQSLCTNPLLVAPVAGLLWALSDLTLYDPIAQVIAFLAAASTPCALVSIGLFLMQKSTAAPAQAWGISLAKLILQPLIAWVIAAPILGLPTLWVSAIVILSALPTGTGPFMLAQYYKADGSVISRVVLITTVSSLLTLSLFLWWSNGI, encoded by the coding sequence TTGCTCTACGTATTTAATGTAGTTCTCCCAGTATTTCTACTTATTTTGATTGGGTATGTTGGTGGGCGTGCTGGGAAGTTGGGAATCAACGCTTCAGTTGAGCTCAATCGTTTTGTTGTTTGGTTGGCATTGCCTGCGCAACTATTTAACTTTGCCGCCAATAGCGGCTGGCAAACACTTTGGCAGCCTGGTTTTATCACTGCATTTTTTCTGAGTTGTTTAATTGTTTTTGTCCTGGTGCTCTTGGTGAGTTGGGTACGTCATCGTGATTTAGCGGCAGCCAGCTTTGATGGCCTCAGTGCATCTTATTCAAATACTGGGTATATGGGCATTCCTTTATGCGCACTTGCCCTTGGTCAAGATGGTTTAGCACCTGCGATTATTTCCACCTTCATTGTGTTTGTCATGTTTGCTTTAGCGACGATCTTGATTGAGATTGGCATCTTGTCGCATAAGAAGCCGCACGAGATTGGGTTGAGCGTCATTCAATCGCTTTGTACCAATCCCTTATTGGTAGCTCCAGTTGCGGGTCTATTGTGGGCCTTGAGCGATTTAACTTTGTATGATCCGATTGCACAAGTGATTGCGTTCTTAGCGGCCGCATCGACACCTTGCGCGCTCGTTTCTATCGGTTTATTTTTGATGCAAAAAAGTACTGCTGCTCCTGCTCAGGCTTGGGGTATCAGTCTGGCAAAGCTGATTCTGCAACCCTTGATTGCTTGGGTCATCGCAGCCCCCATCCTGGGTCTACCTACATTATGGGTGAGCGCTATCGTGATACTCAGTGCACTACCAACTGGTACGGGGCCTTTTATGTTGGCGCAGTATTACAAAGCAGACGGTAGCGTGATTTCTAGAGTGGTATTAATTACTACTGTGAGTTCTTTGCTGACGCTCTCTTTATTCCTGTGGTGGAGCAACGGGATTTAA
- a CDS encoding gamma carbonic anhydrase family protein: protein MAIFELDGNAPHLAEGAWVADSAEVIGKVELHQDASIWPKVVIRGDNDLIQIGAGSNVQDASVLHTDPGYPLIIGKQVTVGHQVMLHGCHIGDGSLIGIGAVILNGAKIGKNCLVGAGALVTEGKEFPDGSMILGTPAKAVKELTPEQIAGIHDIAGRYVKNAQRYVKTLKKIS from the coding sequence ATGGCTATATTTGAACTAGACGGAAATGCCCCTCATCTAGCTGAGGGTGCTTGGGTTGCCGATAGCGCAGAAGTGATCGGCAAGGTTGAACTTCATCAAGATGCCAGTATCTGGCCCAAAGTTGTTATCCGTGGCGATAACGATCTCATTCAAATCGGTGCAGGCAGCAATGTGCAAGACGCTTCTGTTTTGCATACCGACCCAGGCTACCCACTCATCATTGGTAAGCAAGTCACTGTTGGCCATCAAGTGATGCTGCATGGTTGCCACATCGGAGATGGCAGTTTGATTGGCATTGGCGCAGTCATTTTGAATGGCGCGAAGATTGGAAAAAACTGTCTCGTTGGTGCGGGCGCGCTTGTTACCGAAGGAAAAGAATTTCCGGATGGCTCCATGATTTTGGGAACCCCCGCTAAGGCGGTAAAAGAGTTGACCCCAGAGCAGATCGCTGGGATCCATGATATCGCTGGTCGCTATGTCAAAAATGCGCAGCGTTATGTCAAGACACTGAAGAAGATTTCCTAA
- a CDS encoding ammonium transporter, which translates to MENLKSGSDALFILLGAIMVLAMHAGFAFLELGTVRKKNQVNALVKILVDFAVSTIAYFFIGYSIAYGVNFFSGAELLAEKNGYELVKFFFLLTFAAAIPAIISGGIAERAKFNPQLVATFILVGFVYPFFEGIAWNQHYGIQAWIKGFTGEEFHDFAGSVVVHAVGGWIALPAVILLGARRGRYTKEGQISAHPPSSIPFLALGAWILAVGWFGFNVMSAQTIDKISGLVAMNSLMAMVGGTLAAWVVGRNDPGFTYNGPLAGLVAVCAGSDLMHPLGALFVGLVAGALFVYMFTLVQNRWKIDDVLGVWPLHGLCGLWGGLAAGIFGTKALGGIGGVTFTGQLIGSALGVGIALLGGFVVYGTLKAVLGIRMSQEEEFEGADLSVHRISSTPDREPNW; encoded by the coding sequence ATGGAAAATTTGAAATCTGGAAGTGATGCTTTATTTATCTTGCTTGGCGCCATCATGGTTCTTGCCATGCATGCTGGCTTTGCGTTCTTGGAGTTGGGAACGGTTCGGAAGAAAAACCAAGTTAATGCCTTAGTCAAAATCTTGGTGGACTTTGCGGTCTCAACGATTGCCTATTTCTTTATTGGCTACAGCATTGCTTATGGCGTGAACTTTTTCTCTGGGGCGGAGTTACTAGCGGAAAAGAATGGCTACGAGTTGGTCAAATTTTTCTTTTTACTAACTTTTGCTGCTGCGATCCCCGCAATTATTTCTGGTGGCATTGCAGAGCGCGCTAAATTTAATCCACAACTAGTGGCTACTTTTATATTGGTGGGTTTTGTCTACCCTTTCTTTGAAGGTATTGCTTGGAATCAACATTACGGCATTCAGGCTTGGATCAAAGGGTTTACTGGTGAAGAGTTTCATGATTTTGCTGGATCGGTAGTGGTTCATGCGGTAGGTGGCTGGATTGCACTGCCTGCTGTCATTTTGTTAGGCGCACGTCGTGGTCGCTATACAAAAGAAGGTCAAATCTCTGCTCATCCACCATCAAGCATTCCTTTCTTGGCCTTGGGTGCGTGGATCTTGGCAGTTGGTTGGTTTGGTTTTAATGTGATGAGTGCACAAACGATCGACAAGATCAGCGGTTTGGTTGCGATGAACTCATTGATGGCTATGGTTGGTGGAACATTGGCTGCTTGGGTGGTGGGTCGTAACGATCCTGGCTTTACCTACAACGGGCCACTTGCTGGTTTGGTTGCAGTGTGCGCAGGGTCAGACTTAATGCATCCTCTCGGCGCTTTATTTGTTGGCTTAGTTGCCGGTGCATTGTTTGTATATATGTTTACCTTGGTTCAAAACCGCTGGAAGATTGATGATGTTCTCGGTGTTTGGCCTTTGCATGGCTTATGCGGTCTTTGGGGCGGATTAGCTGCCGGTATCTTCGGAACCAAAGCTTTAGGCGGAATTGGTGGTGTGACTTTTACTGGTCAGCTGATTGGTAGCGCCTTGGGTGTTGGCATTGCATTGCTTGGTGGCTTTGTTGTCTATGGCACCCTGAAAGCAGTCTTGGGTATTCGCATGTCTCAAGAAGAAGAATTTGAAGGTGCGGATTTAAGTGTGCACCGCATTTCTTCTACGCCTGATCGCGAGCCAAACTGGTAA
- a CDS encoding Rap1a/Tai family immunity protein — protein sequence MKKILIALAALAAFSGLAQAQETIKVLSTQELANVCKLPASPESRSFCIGFTTSVYETYLATRHPQRAKPFICVKQPAPARDEVIGDFVKFANSTPQVADKPAAGVFLGFLASRFPCARK from the coding sequence ATGAAAAAAATCCTCATCGCATTGGCCGCTTTAGCCGCATTTTCCGGTCTTGCTCAAGCGCAAGAAACCATCAAGGTATTAAGCACTCAAGAACTTGCGAATGTTTGCAAACTTCCTGCAAGCCCAGAATCTCGTAGTTTCTGTATTGGCTTTACTACCTCTGTTTATGAAACCTATTTAGCAACTCGTCACCCACAACGTGCAAAGCCATTTATTTGCGTTAAGCAACCTGCTCCAGCTCGTGATGAAGTCATTGGTGATTTTGTGAAGTTTGCAAACAGCACTCCACAAGTTGCAGACAAACCAGCAGCAGGCGTTTTCTTGGGCTTCTTAGCTTCACGCTTCCCTTGCGCCAGAAAATAA
- a CDS encoding glycine zipper domain-containing protein, translating to MKKIIAITAATLAIAGCSNMSNTEQRTLSGAGIGAAAGAVGTAIFHGNPIWGAVGGAAVGAASGYVYDAYKKNEAANYNSGYNAGKNNQPAQAPN from the coding sequence ATGAAAAAAATTATCGCAATTACCGCAGCAACTTTAGCAATCGCTGGTTGCTCAAACATGAGCAACACAGAGCAACGCACACTTTCAGGCGCAGGCATTGGCGCAGCTGCTGGTGCTGTTGGCACTGCAATCTTCCACGGCAATCCTATCTGGGGTGCAGTTGGTGGTGCAGCAGTTGGCGCAGCATCTGGCTATGTCTATGATGCTTACAAGAAAAATGAAGCTGCTAATTACAACTCTGGTTATAACGCTGGTAAAAATAATCAGCCAGCTCAGGCACCCAATTAA
- a CDS encoding OsmC family protein — MRKVVSQFGQGPLQQKLTAGDLHFLSDAEVSKGGSGTGPSPHEYLGAALAACTSMTLKMYAGRKEMKLDNAIVTVDIERHDDVETFSRDIQLQGNLSADEKERLLEIAHKCPIHKALAGQIQIKTQLVN; from the coding sequence ATGAGAAAAGTAGTGTCGCAATTTGGCCAAGGCCCCCTTCAACAGAAATTAACTGCCGGTGATTTACATTTTTTGTCTGATGCTGAAGTGTCTAAGGGCGGCTCTGGTACTGGCCCAAGTCCTCACGAATATCTTGGCGCAGCTTTGGCTGCCTGTACTTCAATGACCCTAAAGATGTACGCTGGGCGCAAAGAAATGAAATTAGACAATGCGATTGTGACTGTCGATATTGAGCGTCATGATGATGTTGAAACATTCTCCCGTGACATTCAGTTGCAAGGCAATTTGAGTGCTGATGAAAAAGAGCGCTTACTTGAGATTGCACATAAATGTCCAATCCATAAAGCATTGGCAGGGCAGATTCAAATAAAAACCCAGCTGGTAAATTAA
- a CDS encoding rhodanese-like domain-containing protein gives MKLKIGYQELIQEAMAGIETLPVEKASDLLEDANVVFVDIRDVRELEREGMIPNALHAPRGMLEFWVDPDSPYYKPIFGEGKRLVLYCASAWRSALATQTLQRMGVPNVCHLDGGFSAWKKAQLPVAEKASKSHSG, from the coding sequence GTGAAATTAAAGATTGGATATCAAGAGCTCATTCAGGAGGCAATGGCTGGAATAGAGACTCTCCCCGTGGAAAAGGCGTCGGATTTATTGGAGGACGCTAATGTGGTGTTTGTAGATATACGGGATGTTCGTGAGTTAGAGCGAGAGGGGATGATTCCAAATGCGCTTCATGCCCCCAGAGGGATGCTGGAGTTTTGGGTTGACCCTGACAGCCCTTATTACAAGCCAATCTTTGGGGAAGGCAAGAGGTTGGTGTTGTATTGCGCCTCAGCTTGGCGTTCGGCCTTAGCTACGCAAACTCTCCAGAGAATGGGTGTCCCCAATGTATGCCATTTAGATGGTGGTTTTAGCGCTTGGAAGAAGGCGCAATTACCCGTTGCAGAAAAAGCAAGTAAATCTCATTCCGGTTAA